One window of Triticum dicoccoides isolate Atlit2015 ecotype Zavitan chromosome 5A, WEW_v2.0, whole genome shotgun sequence genomic DNA carries:
- the LOC119301250 gene encoding myb family transcription factor PHL7-like isoform X1, producing MESGENNMGSNDGPNSKASLAARQRLRWTDELHEQFVEAVTQLGGPDRATPKGVLRIMGTPGLTIYHVKSHLQKYRLAKYIPDSSADGNKADNKDPGDSLAGLDGSSGMQISEALKLQMEVQKRLHEQLEVQRQLQLRIEAQGKYLKKIIEEQQRFGGGGIKSETPGAGATVTASSDQFPDSERTDPSTPAPTSESASQGAAFKRDSGSQTEAIKSPCHDEPLLTADSNCHPGSPTLSPKHERAAKRQRGSEAEFPEAELSLPQHIFESSSGPEFQQCAVPYYSGH from the exons ATGGAATCAGGTGAAAACAACATGGGCTCGAATGATGGACCAAACAGCAAAGCTAGCTTGGCTGCGAGGCAACGCTTACGGTGGACAGATGAGTTGCATGAACAATTTGTGGAGGCTGTTACTCAACTTGGCGGTCCTGATA GAGCAACTCCTAAAGGAGTTTTGAGAATTATGGGTACACCAGGATTAACAATATACCATGTGAAAAGTCACTTGCAG AAATACAGGCTAGCAAAGTACATTCCTGACTCTTCAGCTGATG GTAACAAGGCTGATAACAAAGATCCAGGGGATTCGCTAGCAGGACTTGATGGATCCTC TGGAATGCAGATATCTGAAGCCCTGAAGCTGCAGATGGAGGTCCAAAAGCGGTTGCATGAACAGCTTGAA GTACAAAGGCAGCTGCAGCTGCGAATCGAGGCACAGGGAAAGTACCTTAAGAAAATCATAGAAGAGCAGCAGCGTTTTGGTGGCGGTGGTATAAAGTCTGAAACACCTGGTGCAGGAGCTACTGTCACAGCGTCGAGCGATCAGTTCCCCGACTCTGAGAGGACAGACCCCTCAACTCCTGCACCCACATCTGAATCTGCATCTCAAGGTGCAGCTTTCAAAAGAGACAGTGGAAGCCAGACTGAAGCAATCAAGAGCCCATGTCACGATGAACCGCTGCTAACAGCAGATTCCAACTGTCATCCCGGTTCTCCTACTCTCAGTCCGAAGCACGAGAGGGCAGCAAAGAGGCAGCGAGGCAGCGAGGCTGAATTCCCGGAGGCCGAGTTATCCCTTCCGCAGCATATCTTCGAGTCGAGCTCGGGGCCGGAGTTCCAGCAATGTGCGGTGCCCTACTACTCGGGTCATTAG
- the LOC119301250 gene encoding myb family transcription factor PHL7-like isoform X2 encodes MGSNDGPNSKASLAARQRLRWTDELHEQFVEAVTQLGGPDRATPKGVLRIMGTPGLTIYHVKSHLQKYRLAKYIPDSSADGNKADNKDPGDSLAGLDGSSGMQISEALKLQMEVQKRLHEQLEVQRQLQLRIEAQGKYLKKIIEEQQRFGGGGIKSETPGAGATVTASSDQFPDSERTDPSTPAPTSESASQGAAFKRDSGSQTEAIKSPCHDEPLLTADSNCHPGSPTLSPKHERAAKRQRGSEAEFPEAELSLPQHIFESSSGPEFQQCAVPYYSGH; translated from the exons ATGGGCTCGAATGATGGACCAAACAGCAAAGCTAGCTTGGCTGCGAGGCAACGCTTACGGTGGACAGATGAGTTGCATGAACAATTTGTGGAGGCTGTTACTCAACTTGGCGGTCCTGATA GAGCAACTCCTAAAGGAGTTTTGAGAATTATGGGTACACCAGGATTAACAATATACCATGTGAAAAGTCACTTGCAG AAATACAGGCTAGCAAAGTACATTCCTGACTCTTCAGCTGATG GTAACAAGGCTGATAACAAAGATCCAGGGGATTCGCTAGCAGGACTTGATGGATCCTC TGGAATGCAGATATCTGAAGCCCTGAAGCTGCAGATGGAGGTCCAAAAGCGGTTGCATGAACAGCTTGAA GTACAAAGGCAGCTGCAGCTGCGAATCGAGGCACAGGGAAAGTACCTTAAGAAAATCATAGAAGAGCAGCAGCGTTTTGGTGGCGGTGGTATAAAGTCTGAAACACCTGGTGCAGGAGCTACTGTCACAGCGTCGAGCGATCAGTTCCCCGACTCTGAGAGGACAGACCCCTCAACTCCTGCACCCACATCTGAATCTGCATCTCAAGGTGCAGCTTTCAAAAGAGACAGTGGAAGCCAGACTGAAGCAATCAAGAGCCCATGTCACGATGAACCGCTGCTAACAGCAGATTCCAACTGTCATCCCGGTTCTCCTACTCTCAGTCCGAAGCACGAGAGGGCAGCAAAGAGGCAGCGAGGCAGCGAGGCTGAATTCCCGGAGGCCGAGTTATCCCTTCCGCAGCATATCTTCGAGTCGAGCTCGGGGCCGGAGTTCCAGCAATGTGCGGTGCCCTACTACTCGGGTCATTAG